In the Oreochromis aureus strain Israel breed Guangdong linkage group 14, ZZ_aureus, whole genome shotgun sequence genome, one interval contains:
- the LOC120432948 gene encoding uncharacterized protein LOC120432948 isoform X2: MTPLLWSFALLHQLKHQAIHVHPSSSTSTTMYNHYSSSWVSHLQIPWERFPLRLSHAITRGDRAHPEDRRSMVRIVVEAMQVHYRNPKRASCEEVAKIIVNRYPQTFADFTEKGERLGCGHYSLLRSIKSRVEHVNRDNTTHRFRQTKRTRNEEDCSPNSNATSPKKVRCLVDSYGCVNWQPVELPEGGTPASLEEKKDTLLTIFNSEGPGAVERPDVDDFMCLTYISQRQLINSCPSLSVAEIQEQWPFLFTRKGLSNHFYKLTGIDISERLGQALITKGRRIINYFSSQKLKWNLGIRTLIQQIESEGVLTNNKVGTAAILLMMKYYKEDEDSLFVLADETSARMSLEAESNLPITPRLIMLDGPWPMLSGHLHKTNNNEDKLSRHLARSCLCPIGFLSATVLIFFPFFYPFVKNYFSYLHFSCHMYWLTLQINELSPQSKVRVQCRSVKFLQTTHAHPCPCGPCFVHLFGGVSQYFG, encoded by the exons ATGACACCATTACTCTGGAGCTTTGCCCTGCTGCATCAGCTGAAACATCAAGCCATCCACgtccacccctcctcctccacgTCCACCACTATGTACAACCATTACTCCAGCTCTTGGGTCTCACACTTACAGATTCCTTGGGAAAGATTTCCACTCCGATTGTCGCATGCAATCACAAGAGGGGACAGAGCTCATCCAGAGGACAGGAGAAGTATGGTTAGAATTGTTGTGGAGGCCATGCAAGTTCACTACAGGAACCCTAAACGTGCATCTTGTGAAGAAGTTGCTAAAATCATTGTAAACAGATACCCTCAAACATTTGCAGATTTTactgaaaagggagaaagactgGGTTGTGGACATTATTCACTACTGAGAAGCATCAAATCTAGAGTTGAACATGTTAATCGAGATAATACAACACATAGATTTCGTCAAACAAAGAGAACCAGGAATGAGGAAGACTGCAGTCCCAACAGTAATGCAACCTCACCTAAAAAAGTTAGATGCCTTGTTGATAGCTATGGTTGTGTAAATTGGCAACCAGTTGAACTTCCTGAGGGGGGAACACCAGCTTCtttagaggaaaagaaagacaccCTGTTAACAATTTTTAATTCAGAAGGACCTGGAGCTGTGGAGAGACCTGATGTGGATGACTTCATGTGCCTCACATATATTTCTCAGCGGCAGCTTATCAACAGTTGTCCCTCACTTTCAGTAGCTGAAATTCAGGAGCAGTGGCCATTCTTGTTTACTCGGAAAGGTCTTTCGAACCACTTTTACAAACTCACAGGCATCGATATCAGTGAGCGCTTAGGTCAGGCCCTCATAACCAAAGGCAGAAGGATTATTAACTATTTCTCCAGCCAGAAGCTCAAATGGAACCTTGGTATAAGGACACTCATCCAGCAGATAGAAAGTGAGGGAGTTTTGACCAACAACAAGGTTGGCACAGCAGCCATACTTCTCATGATGAAGTATTACAAGGAAGATGAAGACTCCCTCTTTGTCTTAGCAGAT GAAACATCTGCCAGGATGTCCCTTGAAGCAGAGAGCAACCTGCCAATCACTCCAAGGCTGATTATGCTTG ACGGTCCATGGCCCATGCTTTctggacatttacacaagaCGAACAACAATGAAGACAAGCTCTCTCGCCATCTTGCAAGAAGCTGTCTCTGTCCAATAGGTTTTTTGAGTGCaacagttttgattttttttcccttcttttacccgtttgttaaaaattatttcagctacttacactttagttgtcacatgtattggctcaccctacaaatcaatgaactcagtccacaaagcaaggtcagggttcagtgcaggtcagtcaagttcCTTCAGACCACACATGCTCATCCATGTCCTTGTGGACCCTGCTTTGTGCATTTATTTGGTGGTGTGAGCCAgtattttggataa
- the LOC120432948 gene encoding uncharacterized protein LOC120432948 isoform X1, translating to MTPLLWSFALLHQLKHQAIHVHPSSSTSTTMYNHYSSSWVSHLQIPWERFPLRLSHAITRGDRAHPEDRRSMVRIVVEAMQVHYRNPKRASCEEVAKIIVNRYPQTFADFTEKGERLGCGHYSLLRSIKSRVEHVNRDNTTHRFRQTKRTRNEEDCSPNSNATSPKKVRCLVDSYGCVNWQPVELPEGGTPASLEEKKDTLLTIFNSEGPGAVERPDVDDFMCLTYISQRQLINSCPSLSVAEIQEQWPFLFTRKGLSNHFYKLTGIDISERLGQALITKGRRIINYFSSQKLKWNLGIRTLIQQIESEGVLTNNKVGTAAILLMMKYYKEDEDSLFVLADVSFFNTALGLMLLLAVLFLFCFLLHKMSWSFFWQETSARMSLEAESNLPITPRLIMLDGPWPMLSGHLHKTNNNEDKLSRHLARSCLCPIGFLSATVLIFFPFFYPFVKNYFSYLHFSCHMYWLTLQINELSPQSKVRVQCRSVKFLQTTHAHPCPCGPCFVHLFGGVSQYFG from the exons ATGACACCATTACTCTGGAGCTTTGCCCTGCTGCATCAGCTGAAACATCAAGCCATCCACgtccacccctcctcctccacgTCCACCACTATGTACAACCATTACTCCAGCTCTTGGGTCTCACACTTACAGATTCCTTGGGAAAGATTTCCACTCCGATTGTCGCATGCAATCACAAGAGGGGACAGAGCTCATCCAGAGGACAGGAGAAGTATGGTTAGAATTGTTGTGGAGGCCATGCAAGTTCACTACAGGAACCCTAAACGTGCATCTTGTGAAGAAGTTGCTAAAATCATTGTAAACAGATACCCTCAAACATTTGCAGATTTTactgaaaagggagaaagactgGGTTGTGGACATTATTCACTACTGAGAAGCATCAAATCTAGAGTTGAACATGTTAATCGAGATAATACAACACATAGATTTCGTCAAACAAAGAGAACCAGGAATGAGGAAGACTGCAGTCCCAACAGTAATGCAACCTCACCTAAAAAAGTTAGATGCCTTGTTGATAGCTATGGTTGTGTAAATTGGCAACCAGTTGAACTTCCTGAGGGGGGAACACCAGCTTCtttagaggaaaagaaagacaccCTGTTAACAATTTTTAATTCAGAAGGACCTGGAGCTGTGGAGAGACCTGATGTGGATGACTTCATGTGCCTCACATATATTTCTCAGCGGCAGCTTATCAACAGTTGTCCCTCACTTTCAGTAGCTGAAATTCAGGAGCAGTGGCCATTCTTGTTTACTCGGAAAGGTCTTTCGAACCACTTTTACAAACTCACAGGCATCGATATCAGTGAGCGCTTAGGTCAGGCCCTCATAACCAAAGGCAGAAGGATTATTAACTATTTCTCCAGCCAGAAGCTCAAATGGAACCTTGGTATAAGGACACTCATCCAGCAGATAGAAAGTGAGGGAGTTTTGACCAACAACAAGGTTGGCACAGCAGCCATACTTCTCATGATGAAGTATTACAAGGAAGATGAAGACTCCCTCTTTGTCTTAGCAGATGTAAGCTTCTTTAATACAGCTCTAGGTTTAATGCTGTTGCTTgctgtcctgtttttgttttgttttttgttacataAAATGTCTTGGTCCTTTTTCTGGCAGGAAACATCTGCCAGGATGTCCCTTGAAGCAGAGAGCAACCTGCCAATCACTCCAAGGCTGATTATGCTTG ACGGTCCATGGCCCATGCTTTctggacatttacacaagaCGAACAACAATGAAGACAAGCTCTCTCGCCATCTTGCAAGAAGCTGTCTCTGTCCAATAGGTTTTTTGAGTGCaacagttttgattttttttcccttcttttacccgtttgttaaaaattatttcagctacttacactttagttgtcacatgtattggctcaccctacaaatcaatgaactcagtccacaaagcaaggtcagggttcagtgcaggtcagtcaagttcCTTCAGACCACACATGCTCATCCATGTCCTTGTGGACCCTGCTTTGTGCATTTATTTGGTGGTGTGAGCCAgtattttggataa
- the LOC120432948 gene encoding uncharacterized protein LOC120432948 isoform X5, translating into MTPLLWSFALLHQLKHQAIHVHPSSSTSTTMYNHYSSSWVSHLQIPWERFPLRLSHAITRGDRAHPEDRRSMVRIVVEAMQVHYRNPKRASCEEVAKIIVNRYPQTFADFTEKGERLGCGHYSLLRSIKSRVEHVNRDNTTHRFRQTKRTRNEEDCSPNSNATSPKKVRCLVDSYGCVNWQPVELPEGGTPASLEEKKDTLLTIFNSEGPGAVERPDVDDFMCLTYISQRQLINSCPSLSVAEIQEQWPFLFTRKGLSNHFYKLTGIDISERLGQALITKGRRIINYFSSQKLKWNLGIRTLIQQIESEGVLTNNKVGTAAILLMMKYYKEDEDSLFVLADETSARMSLEAESNLPITPRLIMLGQSPMTATCWMVSAEGRVIVELDKENIFADAMSVFFGSFYVLNLEYQESACATLELIQSYV; encoded by the exons ATGACACCATTACTCTGGAGCTTTGCCCTGCTGCATCAGCTGAAACATCAAGCCATCCACgtccacccctcctcctccacgTCCACCACTATGTACAACCATTACTCCAGCTCTTGGGTCTCACACTTACAGATTCCTTGGGAAAGATTTCCACTCCGATTGTCGCATGCAATCACAAGAGGGGACAGAGCTCATCCAGAGGACAGGAGAAGTATGGTTAGAATTGTTGTGGAGGCCATGCAAGTTCACTACAGGAACCCTAAACGTGCATCTTGTGAAGAAGTTGCTAAAATCATTGTAAACAGATACCCTCAAACATTTGCAGATTTTactgaaaagggagaaagactgGGTTGTGGACATTATTCACTACTGAGAAGCATCAAATCTAGAGTTGAACATGTTAATCGAGATAATACAACACATAGATTTCGTCAAACAAAGAGAACCAGGAATGAGGAAGACTGCAGTCCCAACAGTAATGCAACCTCACCTAAAAAAGTTAGATGCCTTGTTGATAGCTATGGTTGTGTAAATTGGCAACCAGTTGAACTTCCTGAGGGGGGAACACCAGCTTCtttagaggaaaagaaagacaccCTGTTAACAATTTTTAATTCAGAAGGACCTGGAGCTGTGGAGAGACCTGATGTGGATGACTTCATGTGCCTCACATATATTTCTCAGCGGCAGCTTATCAACAGTTGTCCCTCACTTTCAGTAGCTGAAATTCAGGAGCAGTGGCCATTCTTGTTTACTCGGAAAGGTCTTTCGAACCACTTTTACAAACTCACAGGCATCGATATCAGTGAGCGCTTAGGTCAGGCCCTCATAACCAAAGGCAGAAGGATTATTAACTATTTCTCCAGCCAGAAGCTCAAATGGAACCTTGGTATAAGGACACTCATCCAGCAGATAGAAAGTGAGGGAGTTTTGACCAACAACAAGGTTGGCACAGCAGCCATACTTCTCATGATGAAGTATTACAAGGAAGATGAAGACTCCCTCTTTGTCTTAGCAGAT GAAACATCTGCCAGGATGTCCCTTGAAGCAGAGAGCAACCTGCCAATCACTCCAAGGCTGATTATGCTTG GACAAAGTCCAAtgaccgccacctgctggatgGTGAGTGCAGAGGGGCGTGTAATTGTTGAGCTGGACAAAGAGAACATCTTTGCTGATGCGATGTCAGTCTTCTTTGGTTCATTCTATGTATTGAACCTGGAATACCAGGAGTCAGCGTGTGCAACATTGGAATTAATTCAGAGCTATGTTTGA
- the LOC120432948 gene encoding uncharacterized protein LOC120432948 isoform X3, protein MTPLLWSFALLHQLKHQAIHVHPSSSTSTTMYNHYSSSWVSHLQIPWERFPLRLSHAITRGDRAHPEDRRSMVRIVVEAMQVHYRNPKRASCEEVAKIIVNRYPQTFADFTEKGERLGCGHYSLLRSIKSRVEHVNRDNTTHRFRQTKRTRNEEDCSPNSNATSPKKVRCLVDSYGCVNWQPVELPEGGTPASLEEKKDTLLTIFNSEGPGAVERPDVDDFMCLTYISQRQLINSCPSLSVAEIQEQWPFLFTRKGLSNHFYKLTGIDISERLGQALITKGRRIINYFSSQKLKWNLGIRTLIQQIESEGVLTNNKVGTAAILLMMKYYKEDEDSLFVLADVSFFNTALGLMLLLAVLFLFCFLLHKMSWSFFWQETSARMSLEAESNLPITPRLIMLGQSPMTATCWMVSAEGRVIVELDKENIFADAMSVFFGSFYVLNLEYQESACATLELIQSYV, encoded by the exons ATGACACCATTACTCTGGAGCTTTGCCCTGCTGCATCAGCTGAAACATCAAGCCATCCACgtccacccctcctcctccacgTCCACCACTATGTACAACCATTACTCCAGCTCTTGGGTCTCACACTTACAGATTCCTTGGGAAAGATTTCCACTCCGATTGTCGCATGCAATCACAAGAGGGGACAGAGCTCATCCAGAGGACAGGAGAAGTATGGTTAGAATTGTTGTGGAGGCCATGCAAGTTCACTACAGGAACCCTAAACGTGCATCTTGTGAAGAAGTTGCTAAAATCATTGTAAACAGATACCCTCAAACATTTGCAGATTTTactgaaaagggagaaagactgGGTTGTGGACATTATTCACTACTGAGAAGCATCAAATCTAGAGTTGAACATGTTAATCGAGATAATACAACACATAGATTTCGTCAAACAAAGAGAACCAGGAATGAGGAAGACTGCAGTCCCAACAGTAATGCAACCTCACCTAAAAAAGTTAGATGCCTTGTTGATAGCTATGGTTGTGTAAATTGGCAACCAGTTGAACTTCCTGAGGGGGGAACACCAGCTTCtttagaggaaaagaaagacaccCTGTTAACAATTTTTAATTCAGAAGGACCTGGAGCTGTGGAGAGACCTGATGTGGATGACTTCATGTGCCTCACATATATTTCTCAGCGGCAGCTTATCAACAGTTGTCCCTCACTTTCAGTAGCTGAAATTCAGGAGCAGTGGCCATTCTTGTTTACTCGGAAAGGTCTTTCGAACCACTTTTACAAACTCACAGGCATCGATATCAGTGAGCGCTTAGGTCAGGCCCTCATAACCAAAGGCAGAAGGATTATTAACTATTTCTCCAGCCAGAAGCTCAAATGGAACCTTGGTATAAGGACACTCATCCAGCAGATAGAAAGTGAGGGAGTTTTGACCAACAACAAGGTTGGCACAGCAGCCATACTTCTCATGATGAAGTATTACAAGGAAGATGAAGACTCCCTCTTTGTCTTAGCAGATGTAAGCTTCTTTAATACAGCTCTAGGTTTAATGCTGTTGCTTgctgtcctgtttttgttttgttttttgttacataAAATGTCTTGGTCCTTTTTCTGGCAGGAAACATCTGCCAGGATGTCCCTTGAAGCAGAGAGCAACCTGCCAATCACTCCAAGGCTGATTATGCTTG GACAAAGTCCAAtgaccgccacctgctggatgGTGAGTGCAGAGGGGCGTGTAATTGTTGAGCTGGACAAAGAGAACATCTTTGCTGATGCGATGTCAGTCTTCTTTGGTTCATTCTATGTATTGAACCTGGAATACCAGGAGTCAGCGTGTGCAACATTGGAATTAATTCAGAGCTATGTTTGA
- the LOC120432948 gene encoding uncharacterized protein LOC120432948 isoform X6: MTPLLWSFALLHQLKHQAIHVHPSSSTSTTMYNHYSSSWVSHLQIPWERFPLRLSHAITRGDRAHPEDRRSMVRIVVEAMQVHYRNPKRASCEEVAKIIVNRYPQTFADFTEKGERLGCGHYSLLRSIKSRVEHVNRDNTTHRFRQTKRTRNEEDCSPNSNATSPKKVRCLVDSYGCVNWQPVELPEGGTPASLEEKKDTLLTIFNSEGPGAVERPDVDDFMCLTYISQRQLINSCPSLSVAEIQEQWPFLFTRKGLSNHFYKLTGIDISERLGQALITKGRRIINYFSSQKLKWNLGIRTLIQQIESEGVLTNNKVGTAAILLMMKYYKEDEDSLFVLADETSARMSLEAESNLPITPRLIMLGCWTCVSVNPTRTKSNDRHLLDGECRGACNC; encoded by the exons ATGACACCATTACTCTGGAGCTTTGCCCTGCTGCATCAGCTGAAACATCAAGCCATCCACgtccacccctcctcctccacgTCCACCACTATGTACAACCATTACTCCAGCTCTTGGGTCTCACACTTACAGATTCCTTGGGAAAGATTTCCACTCCGATTGTCGCATGCAATCACAAGAGGGGACAGAGCTCATCCAGAGGACAGGAGAAGTATGGTTAGAATTGTTGTGGAGGCCATGCAAGTTCACTACAGGAACCCTAAACGTGCATCTTGTGAAGAAGTTGCTAAAATCATTGTAAACAGATACCCTCAAACATTTGCAGATTTTactgaaaagggagaaagactgGGTTGTGGACATTATTCACTACTGAGAAGCATCAAATCTAGAGTTGAACATGTTAATCGAGATAATACAACACATAGATTTCGTCAAACAAAGAGAACCAGGAATGAGGAAGACTGCAGTCCCAACAGTAATGCAACCTCACCTAAAAAAGTTAGATGCCTTGTTGATAGCTATGGTTGTGTAAATTGGCAACCAGTTGAACTTCCTGAGGGGGGAACACCAGCTTCtttagaggaaaagaaagacaccCTGTTAACAATTTTTAATTCAGAAGGACCTGGAGCTGTGGAGAGACCTGATGTGGATGACTTCATGTGCCTCACATATATTTCTCAGCGGCAGCTTATCAACAGTTGTCCCTCACTTTCAGTAGCTGAAATTCAGGAGCAGTGGCCATTCTTGTTTACTCGGAAAGGTCTTTCGAACCACTTTTACAAACTCACAGGCATCGATATCAGTGAGCGCTTAGGTCAGGCCCTCATAACCAAAGGCAGAAGGATTATTAACTATTTCTCCAGCCAGAAGCTCAAATGGAACCTTGGTATAAGGACACTCATCCAGCAGATAGAAAGTGAGGGAGTTTTGACCAACAACAAGGTTGGCACAGCAGCCATACTTCTCATGATGAAGTATTACAAGGAAGATGAAGACTCCCTCTTTGTCTTAGCAGAT GAAACATCTGCCAGGATGTCCCTTGAAGCAGAGAGCAACCTGCCAATCACTCCAAGGCTGATTATGCTTG GTTGTTGGACATGTGTCTCAGTGAACCCAACAAG GACAAAGTCCAAtgaccgccacctgctggatgGTGAGTGCAGAGGGGCGTGTAATTGTTGA
- the LOC120432948 gene encoding uncharacterized protein LOC120432948 isoform X4 codes for MTPLLWSFALLHQLKHQAIHVHPSSSTSTTMYNHYSSSWVSHLQIPWERFPLRLSHAITRGDRAHPEDRRSMVRIVVEAMQVHYRNPKRASCEEVAKIIVNRYPQTFADFTEKGERLGCGHYSLLRSIKSRVEHVNRDNTTHRFRQTKRTRNEEDCSPNSNATSPKKVRCLVDSYGCVNWQPVELPEGGTPASLEEKKDTLLTIFNSEGPGAVERPDVDDFMCLTYISQRQLINSCPSLSVAEIQEQWPFLFTRKGLSNHFYKLTGIDISERLGQALITKGRRIINYFSSQKLKWNLGIRTLIQQIESEGVLTNNKVGTAAILLMMKYYKEDEDSLFVLADVSFFNTALGLMLLLAVLFLFCFLLHKMSWSFFWQETSARMSLEAESNLPITPRLIMLGCWTCVSVNPTRTKSNDRHLLDGECRGACNC; via the exons ATGACACCATTACTCTGGAGCTTTGCCCTGCTGCATCAGCTGAAACATCAAGCCATCCACgtccacccctcctcctccacgTCCACCACTATGTACAACCATTACTCCAGCTCTTGGGTCTCACACTTACAGATTCCTTGGGAAAGATTTCCACTCCGATTGTCGCATGCAATCACAAGAGGGGACAGAGCTCATCCAGAGGACAGGAGAAGTATGGTTAGAATTGTTGTGGAGGCCATGCAAGTTCACTACAGGAACCCTAAACGTGCATCTTGTGAAGAAGTTGCTAAAATCATTGTAAACAGATACCCTCAAACATTTGCAGATTTTactgaaaagggagaaagactgGGTTGTGGACATTATTCACTACTGAGAAGCATCAAATCTAGAGTTGAACATGTTAATCGAGATAATACAACACATAGATTTCGTCAAACAAAGAGAACCAGGAATGAGGAAGACTGCAGTCCCAACAGTAATGCAACCTCACCTAAAAAAGTTAGATGCCTTGTTGATAGCTATGGTTGTGTAAATTGGCAACCAGTTGAACTTCCTGAGGGGGGAACACCAGCTTCtttagaggaaaagaaagacaccCTGTTAACAATTTTTAATTCAGAAGGACCTGGAGCTGTGGAGAGACCTGATGTGGATGACTTCATGTGCCTCACATATATTTCTCAGCGGCAGCTTATCAACAGTTGTCCCTCACTTTCAGTAGCTGAAATTCAGGAGCAGTGGCCATTCTTGTTTACTCGGAAAGGTCTTTCGAACCACTTTTACAAACTCACAGGCATCGATATCAGTGAGCGCTTAGGTCAGGCCCTCATAACCAAAGGCAGAAGGATTATTAACTATTTCTCCAGCCAGAAGCTCAAATGGAACCTTGGTATAAGGACACTCATCCAGCAGATAGAAAGTGAGGGAGTTTTGACCAACAACAAGGTTGGCACAGCAGCCATACTTCTCATGATGAAGTATTACAAGGAAGATGAAGACTCCCTCTTTGTCTTAGCAGATGTAAGCTTCTTTAATACAGCTCTAGGTTTAATGCTGTTGCTTgctgtcctgtttttgttttgttttttgttacataAAATGTCTTGGTCCTTTTTCTGGCAGGAAACATCTGCCAGGATGTCCCTTGAAGCAGAGAGCAACCTGCCAATCACTCCAAGGCTGATTATGCTTG GTTGTTGGACATGTGTCTCAGTGAACCCAACAAG GACAAAGTCCAAtgaccgccacctgctggatgGTGAGTGCAGAGGGGCGTGTAATTGTTGA